The DNA window GCCTGGGGAGCGATGCCGGTGGCGGGGATGCTGATACAGACATTGCTCCGGCAATGACCCAAGCCTGTTTGCTCTTGCTGCAAGCGGTTTATATCGATATTGAAGATTTGCTGGGCGATCGCCAAATTGCCTTGTTCCAGAAGGAAATCTCCGCCGTCTTTCAGCAGTGGCGCTTTCCCCAGTCGGAGACCCCAGCGGAGATCAATCAACTTTTGACGGTTGATCCCCTAGCGTCTCTGCAAATTCCCCCATGGCAAGAACATCACCTCAATACCCTGTTGCAAGAGCTCTATCGCATCGCCAAAGACCACTTTGGTAATGCAACCTTCACGGCCCGTGTGTTAGACGCGTTGCAAGACATGCCCGACGACGATCGCCGTCGATTTTTAGACTGGCTCAAGCAATCGCCTACAGGACGAGTGTGGCAATAGCTGCAAAAAAACCGGGTCGATGGCCCCTGAGTCGTTTATGATTCAGGCAACTATGATTCAGGCAACTCCTTCATGGGCAAGAACCTAGCCAGACATGTGTCTGCCTCGCCGAGCGATCGTCACCGCATGGTTGACCCACGGCTGCCCAAGAGGACGTTGTTTCCACTACCTTTTTCTGTGATGTCGGTTCATGATCTGCAAGAACAGCCTGATGATGAGACGATATGATTCGACATTGGGACATAACATGCTACGGTTTGTCCTTTTACCTCACCGATCCCAGAGGATGGTAGATCATAACCCCGATACCCGCACTGATTGAGGAGCAGTCTGTTGACTAGAAAAACCCCTGGCTCGAAGTCCATACTTTCTGCCCAGGTCGTCGTACTAGCGGCGATTGGGTGGGCCTTTATATCATTGCTATTTTTTCTGCTATTCAGCGACTTCATTCCCACCGAAGGATTTCCCACGTGGTATGGCATTGTCACCTATATCTTAGAAAATGTAGCCTTCTTGGGAGCTACGCTACTGTGTTTTCGCAACTGGCGTAGCTCTCAGATTGTCAGCGGACGTACCGTGTGGCTCATGCTAGGGCTGGGCATGCTGTCGTTTTTTATTGGGAATTTAATTTTGTTCTACTGGGAGATCGTGCTGGGCAAAGATGCGGATGTATCGCCCGGTGATATTTTCTTCCTGTTGAACTATTTCTTCTTAGGGATCGGGATGTTTTTGGCGGTGATGACCCGTCGCCTGAATCTTTCGATTGCCCAGTGGGGAACGGTGGCAGCGATTGGGGTAGCAGGTATCGTCATTGCTTACTACACCTCTGTTGCGGTACCCGAGGAACTGGTGGGCGATCGCCCCAGTCTTCCCACATCTGCCCAGGTGAGTTGGGTGGCTCCCGTCTATGCCACGGCCCCGCCTGCGGAGCCAGCGCCCGCCGTGCCAGATGCTGCGCCTCCAGCCGATGCACCCGCCGTGGAGGAAGGTGCGCCAGCCAGTGATGGGGATGCTCCAGGCTGGGCGATCGCTGCAGAATCCTTCCTAGCTCCCTATGCTGAGTGGATTGCCCTGCTTTATATCGTGGGCGATATTTTACTGCTGATTATGGCGACGATGCTGCTTCTAGCCTTTTGGGGCGGGCGGTTTTCCACCTCTTGGCGGTTCATCGCGGCGGCAGCCTTCTCCTTTTATATCGCTGATATTTGGTTTAACTTTGCCATTAGCTATATCCCCAACTACCAAACCGGCGCACTGCTAGAAGTCTTTTGGATTTTTAGCGCGGTCTTGGTCAGCATTGGCGCTGCTTTGGAGTACGACTTATCCACCCGTTCTCGCCGCACGACCCGTCGCCGCATGTAAAGCACCTGTATCCCCCACCCAAGGGTGAGTTTCTTTCAAGAATCCCGTACGGATTGAGCAAAGACGCGTTATTCTAGGAAAGCCTCGGCTGTACTAAACGATCCATGCTCGGATCTGTATTGGTAGGGAGCTGCGCAAAGGGCGAATTGCTTGGGAACTGCGGGAGGACGGCAACAACATGGCTCCTAAAAAACTATCGGATGCGGACAAGCAGACCATTATTGAGCTGTATCGCCATCCAGATGAATCAACCTCAACGCTGGCCAACCGATTTGGCGTCAGCAGCAGCACCATTAGCCGCATTGTTAAGCAAGGTCTGCCCAGCGCTGAATATGAAGACCTAGTGCAGCAAAAGCGCAGTGGGCCACGATCGGTGATCCAATTTGAGCTATCACCTCCCATGGATTTTACGCCAGAGGTTGAGCCAACCTCTGATGCGATTGAGTCGCCCCCCGAACCGATTCCTGATCCAACGCCGGAACCGGTTGCCAAGCCTGAGATTCCTCGACCTCGACGGGTACGGCCGCGTCCAGAGCCGGCTGTAGCATCTGAGCCTGAAGAGCCTCAGGACGAAAAGGAGACGCTCGACAAGCCGGTTAAAGATCGCTTAATTTTGCCAAAAATTCGTTCATCTGCGCCTACTCCGTCGGTAGATCGGCTGGATGAGGAGGATGAGAAGAGCGATCGCAAGCTGTCAGCCGATCTGGAGGATGACGACGACGAGGACGATGACGACCTTGATGACCTCGACAATGCTGACTACAGCGACGACGACGAGGATGACGATGACGATGACGACGATGGCAATGCGTTTCAAGGGCTATCTACGGGGGGCGATCGCTTCTCGCCGCTAGAAGTCCGTCCGCTGATTGAAGCATCGCTCACCCGGAGTTACTATGTGGTCGTCGATCGCTCGGCGAATTTAATTACCCGTCCCCTGAAAGACTTTGCCGACCTTGGGCAAATTGACGAAGCCGAAACTCGGGAGCGGACGCTGCCGGTGTTTGACAATCATCGTATTGCCCGCCGCTTTTCTCGTCGCACCCAGCGCATTGTCAAGGTGCCCGATGGCAAGGTGTTGCACAAGGTCAGCCGCTATCTCAATGCCAAGGGCATTACCCGCCTCTTTGTAGATGGGCATATCTACGAGGTTTAATGACATTGTTACGGGAATCACAGCTACAAGGGAAGCACTGTTACGGGAATCACCATGGGCGCAATGGATGACCATTCTGTTGGCAATCAGCCAGACGTCAGTCGATCGGCGGTGCATCGGATTCTTGATGCCAACCTAGACCGAGCAAGGGAAGGCCTACGTACCATCGAAGAATGGTGCCGGTTTGGCCTGAATGAAGGGACGCTGACGGACGAGTGCAAGCAACTGCGGCAGGAGCTAGCCCGCTGGCACACCCCAGATATTCGGGCCGCCCGCGACACCTTGGCAGATGTGGGCACTGATCTGACCCATGCCCAAGAAGAGCAGCGCCAGAGTATTACCCATCTGCTCCAGGCTAACTTCAGCCGCATCCAGGAAGCCCTGCGGGTGCTGGAAGAATATGGCAAGCTCTACTCCAGCGAGATGGGGGCAGCCTGCAAGAAAATGCGCTACCGGGTGTATACGCTGGATAGCCAACTCACCGGCCAGCAGCGCCATCAGCGCCTAGGGCGATCGCCTCTCTATTTGGTCACCTCTCCCCAAGAGAATCTGCTATCAGCGGTGGAAGCGGCCCTGCAGGGCGGTTTGTCTCTGGTGCAATATCGGGATAAAACGGCCGACGATACGACTCGCCTACAGCGAGGTAAAGACCTATGTGAGCTGTGCCATCGCTATAACGCTCTGTTTATCATGAACGACCGGGTAGATTTAGCCCTAGCGGTGAATGCCGACGGCGTACACCTAGGTCAACAGGATATTCCCATTGCCCTGGCGCGACAGATTCTGGGGACAAACCGAATTATTGGTCGGTCTACCACAAATCCTGACGAGCTGCACCAGGCCATCCAGGACGGTGCCGACTATGTGGGCGTTGGCCCGGTGTATGAAACGCCTACCAAGGCCGGCAAGGCGGCGGCGGGTCTGGGCTATGTGCGCTATGCTGCCGAGCATTGCCCGATTCCCTGGTATGCCATCGGCGGTATTGATGCCGACAATCTTACCCATGTGTTGGGGGCTCAGGCTGAGCGGGTGGCCATTGTTCGCGCCATTATGCAGGCGGAGCAACCGACGCTGATCACCCAGTATGTCCTATCCCAACTGCATCGAGTGCAGATGATGCGGGCGAGTCAGACCCCGGCTGTATCGCCCTAGAGATGCCCTCTCGATGCCTCGCTGCGACCGACTGCATCCCTTAGACGTTCCTACGCTACTTTATGACTTCTGCTTCTGTAACCTTGACGGTGAATGGGGAGACCCAAACCTGTCCACCCCAAACGTCGCTACCCCAGTTTTTAACCCTAATTGGCATGAATCCTCGCCTAGTGGCGGTGGAATATAACGGCGAAATTCTCCATCGTCAGTTTTGGGAGCAGACGCTGATCCAAGAGGGCGATCGCCTCGAAGTGGTCACAATTGTGGGCGGCGGCTAGGTGACTAGTACTCCTACGCGGACGTAACCCGCCTAGGTGCTAAGGCAGGAACCCTTGTGTGTCTTGGACTTCCTTTTCGTTTTTCTGTCTTCATTCTTCTATCTTGCGGTATTAGTTCGGATATTCCCCATAAATTCCTCCTTAAGCTCGCCTCGGTTCTGAAGAACAAGACAGTACAGTAATAAGTAGGGAGCGTAGGATGCTCAACGCCATCAACCCAACCTTGAGCATCAACGATCGCTCTAGATGAAGCGATCGCCATCCCTGGTCTTGGTTTGCTGGAATAACACAAACACTATGCACAACACACGAATTAAACGCTTCAAGTCCCTAGTTAAGCCCCTGTTAGCCCTTGCCCTCATGGTTGCCTTGGTCTTTGGCCAAGCCGATAGCGCCTTAGCGGCCCGTGGTGGACGCATGGGAGGCGGTAGCTTCCGGTCAGCGCCCAGTCGCACCTACACTTCTCCAGCACGGCCGGCTCCAGGGGGCGGCTATTATGGTGGCGGTGGGTTCGGCTTTCCCTTCTTGATCCCCTTCTTCGGCTTT is part of the Leptolyngbya sp. CCY15150 genome and encodes:
- a CDS encoding Npun_F0813 family protein — translated: MFILKRQDVEISAIQHPKRDQKIPILSYQGQTFRLISVFSAAQEEEAKAFWRDLTDNRGKACVLLEEPDRYSVWGKVRLESLGSDAGGGDADTDIAPAMTQACLLLLQAVYIDIEDLLGDRQIALFQKEISAVFQQWRFPQSETPAEINQLLTVDPLASLQIPPWQEHHLNTLLQELYRIAKDHFGNATFTARVLDALQDMPDDDRRRFLDWLKQSPTGRVWQ
- a CDS encoding helix-turn-helix domain-containing protein, translating into MAPKKLSDADKQTIIELYRHPDESTSTLANRFGVSSSTISRIVKQGLPSAEYEDLVQQKRSGPRSVIQFELSPPMDFTPEVEPTSDAIESPPEPIPDPTPEPVAKPEIPRPRRVRPRPEPAVASEPEEPQDEKETLDKPVKDRLILPKIRSSAPTPSVDRLDEEDEKSDRKLSADLEDDDDEDDDDLDDLDNADYSDDDEDDDDDDDDGNAFQGLSTGGDRFSPLEVRPLIEASLTRSYYVVVDRSANLITRPLKDFADLGQIDEAETRERTLPVFDNHRIARRFSRRTQRIVKVPDGKVLHKVSRYLNAKGITRLFVDGHIYEV
- a CDS encoding thiamine phosphate synthase; this encodes MGAMDDHSVGNQPDVSRSAVHRILDANLDRAREGLRTIEEWCRFGLNEGTLTDECKQLRQELARWHTPDIRAARDTLADVGTDLTHAQEEQRQSITHLLQANFSRIQEALRVLEEYGKLYSSEMGAACKKMRYRVYTLDSQLTGQQRHQRLGRSPLYLVTSPQENLLSAVEAALQGGLSLVQYRDKTADDTTRLQRGKDLCELCHRYNALFIMNDRVDLALAVNADGVHLGQQDIPIALARQILGTNRIIGRSTTNPDELHQAIQDGADYVGVGPVYETPTKAGKAAAGLGYVRYAAEHCPIPWYAIGGIDADNLTHVLGAQAERVAIVRAIMQAEQPTLITQYVLSQLHRVQMMRASQTPAVSP
- the thiS gene encoding sulfur carrier protein ThiS, whose product is MTSASVTLTVNGETQTCPPQTSLPQFLTLIGMNPRLVAVEYNGEILHRQFWEQTLIQEGDRLEVVTIVGGG